The following nucleotide sequence is from Citrus sinensis cultivar Valencia sweet orange chromosome 6, DVS_A1.0, whole genome shotgun sequence.
ACCACCAAATGAACtcaaaaaattctgaaagtttatatgtatgttaatatatgtgtctaggattcccagttttaatttcataattttctgattagtattttattttataaaaatcacggaacccgttctgtttggtttagattatgtgaaaacagtttcgaatttgctgagaagtaaatagtttttaaaatgtttttgatatcggatcctcttgtaaattttacatggggTACTCATGGATGTCCAGAATGGTTCCATAGGATTTTATATCATTCTGAGTCTttgattaagagttaaaattccgagaatcagacctgtacgggtatgaattagaaaatcaaattcttagaataagttattgattgtcatatcttgtatttgtttaaggttTTGAAGGTGTTTGAGGCTCTTAGAAGCTTAGAGGTGTGTTAATCCAAGTTCATTTGTCgaggtaagtaacttcattcctaaTGTACTGGATATGTagaagtattttgatattattattataagtataaatgttttgatactacttaaaggattactaattttgataacaaaattagctttatgtaaatgttttcaaaccattctttttaacaaagtattttataaatgctttttaatatgtaaatgattttatgacatgacaaccttttatgatgttatctttaaaatgttatgcaaGCCTATATTATTGATATGAACTTTTATAAATCTGATACGAATGTTTTGTACCCATATATGATTTCAATTACTGATAATTGTATGAGATTCctaatgttttggctcattgtccatagttattctgattctgattctgatcgtaatatacgatatatctgtctggaccagtactgggtttctgttctgaatgtgcacacgatattctgattatgtttctggccgggtcaccgggactataggtgacactatgtgacatgagctaaccTGTTTGTTTTCTGTATACGTATTACATGAGTTGATTCGtaagtaaatatgcttttgaatattctgaattattaagaatttatcttatgttattgtgatatatcgttttatgaaaattatggattatgatatatgctttaaacaaaagaaggcttgcaatatttttggtatcgataggcctagtgtgttaggaatggttttacttaccgagttgacggctcacccctcgtcattacttttttgcagattaagtttcttttgagaggtgcacttagctttggagttaatGATTTCCAGTTTCCGTTTGCTATTGAATAAGAGGAGGAATAGACttgtgtttctatttagttacttttattatgaacgtgtaatttggagtttgagacttttgttattatttttatatgtcctcgagagagattatttagtatttgacgtttggatttatggatttatttgaataagaattggaggaatttcagtttgaaacttatgagtaaagattatgatttgtgagtaacctccttcttcacgtgctccgcacgtgttagatttggggtgttacagTAACAgtgcaataattttaatattcgtGGACTAACACTACACCCagcttttatttctttgatttCGATTAATTCCTTTAATTATCTATGGCGACTTTTTATATTTGACTAGTGACGTTCATTACTAGTTTGGAATCCATTCATATCTGTTACCAACTCAGACATCTAAACTAAATGAGATGTGCTAGCTTCTAATTAGTTGAGGAAGAAGTAAAAAATCCCCACATATACGAGGAGTAGGAATTTGTTTGGATTCTACTACATCAGCTATGATTTGGCgtaatttaattagatatttaaaattaaaaaggattAATTTTGTGTTCAGATAGTGAACACttatttaaattacttattatttgtgaaaaagaaaatgagttaTCAACCGACTAATAAGTGGTCTGTTCAATGATGattgacattaattaaattatcttcTTCAATTCAGCAACATCTAagttgaattattaaaaaatgatgataaGATTTAGATTGTTAAATCTTCTTATATCCAATTATTTAAGACGAATGTAATGCTTAAGTTAAGTTGCATGCTTACAAGAAACACAGATAGAAAGCAAAAGGGTCAAAACAACATAATTGGAAAGATGTTTTATGGTGGTTAATAATTATATGCATTGCATTAACTTAAAGGTCACTTCTAGATGCATCCGCGATTTTTCCACACTTGGGTTTAAAACGCAAATAAGAGTTCATTAAGTTAAAGCAGCAATTACATTACgtttacaaattaaagaaacaaaaaaaaaacgaaaagaaAGCCATCAAACAGAAAGAGAAGAAGCTGGCCACATGCTGAGGACACAAGTGATATAAATGTATTTATTCTCaaacaattgaaaacaaaattaaaccaaaGTAACAACACATAGATGAAATTAAAGGTGTGCGTTGTCGATAGATCTTTTTTTGTATGTTTTGGTGAGTGTGATTCGCATTGAGCACATCCCATGTGACAGATACCAATATCATGTCAATATTTATCatcaagataaaaaaaaaaaaaaatgtcgtGCGTCTGTGTGTGATGCCAAATATTATTCTCAGTAGTGGAGATGATGTGGAGGAGGAGAATGACAAGTAagcaatagaaaaataaaataatgcaaaaagcaagttagggttttgtttttaagaTTTTGTAGGGCAAGAAGGACCCACACAatgaatcatgaaaataatgcaaaaagcAAGTTATGGTCTTTTGattctcttctttatttgtacTCACAAATCACCCACTACTTCATCATCTTCCATTTACTCACATTTCCATGTACatattttgagtaaaaaaaaaaaagaaaagaaaagaaatgccCTATGTCTAGTCCTCCAtctaaataaaagaaatgccCCACGtatatcaattttatatgaaaCCGGAATTAGTCATATTATGTGATCAAGTCATGTAGTATATTAGCAATAACATAGAAGGAATTATATAATAGTCGATGGTAAAccattatgaaaataatttcagGTATTAGTATGTATTAGTGGGGTTgattttcttctaaatatttataatctaCTAAGTCAATTTTACTCTAAAATATCCAAACTTTATCATCAAATAATGATTCGTGGTTTTTGGTAAACTTATGACGTACctaaatatatacaaaattcaaaagaaaattaattattaaaggaTCGCGAAGGGAGATAGCTAGAACTCTTAGGTTGTTGTAAGTGGAACTCATATACTGTATGATAACTGAAATCATTATTACGTGGCTTGAAAATCTTTGttgcatataattttaaatccaACTTATAAAGCATGCGGATTAgctcttttcattttcattctcacGTAAGCATGAGACGTTCATTAGCActtaatgataattaaaattaacttcaaCTAAATTTGGTTCATATATGTCATCctattaataatcaaataaatagataatcAATTGATCTTTTTAGGTTGCTGTAGTAGCTTCCACTTGTGCATTAGCAAATAGCAACTATTTTCTGTGCAAAAAGGCAGACTTAAACTGAGACCTAAGTAAAGTAATAATGTTGTTTCTTTCTATACAcaaatcaaaatctttttttaaaatcacatcTGTTTATCAATTGTCGATGATCTCATCTTCATAGTCACTTGCAGCCGAAATCCACATAGTTGGACTAGCTAGCCAGATATAGGTTTAGGATATATCAAGATCATGAAATAGGTTTTATGGATTTTGTTTAtaggttttttatttgattggccaattatacatatattcATTGGTGGCAGTGATAATGGAGAAATTGTGTGGCAAAGACAAAGATATGAGAGAAGAGGAAGGCTAgctagttttctttttttaaaaaaaaaaaaaagaaaaggaaagaaaaatagagtTACTCAGTTGTTGTCCTtgtcataatatatataagcaGAGATAATTAATGGCTATAATATgaacaaggataaaatttaggTTTGTGCGGAATGGTGGGCATGCTTACGATTACAATATGGTTACTATTGATAGGTCACTCTTATAACATGCACACGAAATCGCATTATCATTACTTACCCCTCctgtttaattatcaaaagCCATAGGAAACTGGCACAATTCTAATGGAAATAACCACACTTGCTTTTTTGACCACAACATCAAAGTGAAAAGAACGATTTTTTCATCTCCTCAGATCTCTTCatctaaaataaaagtacaaaTATAAACagaataaaagtaaaaaagaatcTTTAATGATTCTCTATTCTCCTCTTTTGAATACGTCTGGTGGTTCCTAAATCactcaattttctttgttgttgTAATCACTGGACACTCTTTTCGTTTGATATATAAGCCCCAATTACCCCACAAAATGTCTGGCTTTGAGTTCTGCGGAAGCCTAGTGGCTTCAAAGGTCTGGTTGctatattttatctttcttgcaAATGTGCAATGCGTGTGTCGTTTTCTTGGCAGAATATCCATTGGGTTGacaatgcaacaaattaataaatttattctgAAATTAAGACTTGTTAGTATTATCTAAGCGATCTAACAAAAAGGCTAGTACATCGACTTACAGAAAAGTTGATCAAAATGATCTCACATGATTCCCGTCTAACCCTAACATTATTCCTCAGTTTGAAGAAGGAGAAAACTCTTCAACTGTCACGTTCAAATGGCAGTAGAACTATGCTAAATTGACCTTAATGCACACGACGCAGTGCCATGTAAGCAATCAGTCGATATCCCACTAACATCAGGGCCATGATGCACACATCTGCCCACAAATTGTTCAGTCCCATTGATCTTACAGCAGGATAGTCTGCAACCCGGCACAACTCTCCCTTTGAGCACTCATAAtagtcatcatcatcatactGAATCCCGAGTAGCATCTTGTAACAGTAGTAGCTATAGCTCAGGTACTTGAGCCAGATTATGAATGGTGGGATCTGTTGGACATAGTATCCTCCAGCCATTAGGAAAACAAGAGTCGTGACAGAAGCTAAAGTAGTGGCTTGTTTGACATCCATGAGAATAGCTCCAATTGCTAAACCAAGACCTTGTGCTACAAGGACTGAGTAAAGAACCGCCAGTAAGGATAGAATAAAAGTAACAGAATCGGCTTTAAGGCCACCCATCcaatatattatgaaaacaaaCGCTGTTGGAAGGGCTAGTTCTAATGGCAGGTCTCCGAATGTTCTGGCTAAGAAGTATGATGAAAGGCGATACATTCCAGATGATCTTTCCTTTATTAGCATTGTTCTCTCTTGGGGAAATGTAAAAACAGCATTGTAGAGGGGATAGAACCCCCAGAAcacagaaaaaaagaagagcaaAGCTACCTGCATCCGAAAGGAAAGCCTGATTTAGTGTCTATTAGTTATCAAAACTATAGAGTATTAATCAAACAATTAGGCGTGTAATCTATGAACTAAATTAGAATTCTTACTCGGTCTTCGATGTGAGAAGTCGGAGTGTGCCACCACAGGAGTCCACCAAGCACAGCAACACTGATGACTTGGAAAATTCTAAGCTTGTTGAAAGCTTCAAACCTCCTCTCCCTCACTCCCCTTTGGAGCAGCACTTTGAACTGATGCCACCAGCTTGTGGACCACTGCTCTGCTTTCCTTCcattttctgcatcatttcagaatttataattcagattaactcaaaaagagaagaaaataaaaataggagACGTTTTAACTTGACGGGTGATAAGAGCAGAGGTAGTAAAGGAGAGAAAATTACTTGCAGAAGCATTTTTCGTAGAGTTGCAATCAATGGCACCCAAGTTGCTAAGCTcgtcttttaattttgttgcaaTGTTCTTCTCATAAGCAGACTTGAGAGCTTCCCTTACCAACTTCTGATCTTGATCCGTGTTCTCACCCTGCTCAGTTGATTGCCTGTATTCAGGGCTTACTCCTGTAATTTTAGGACAATCTGTAAATGTCTGATGTTCCAGTTAATTAAAAGACCATGCAACAACTTGGGATACATCAATCGCTAAAAGGATGAAATGAAAATCCGTGCACAGAATTACTTGGGATGTGATTGCATGTGGTTCTTGTTCACACCGTGTCACGCGTGTGTTTACATATGATCACAAATGAAGATGACTCCAAAGTTTCTCGTAGTGATAATGTAAATGTTTAGGTTGGTGGGGTCTTATTTTATTCCATTTACATAATTGTACAAGCAACATTTTCTGTAAGCCAAGTGATGTCCTATCCTAGTCTCATGTTAAAAGAAACCAAAGAGACTATGCAGGAATGATGAGTCAACAAAAGGAAACTACCCCCACCACGTATAAATTTTGCGACTTTCAATGTGTTTGTTCAGTGAtagtaaaatatgaaaaacaagTGGGATAAAGTTTACCATTTGCAAGATCAAGTAAGAGATCGGCTGGATTGACAGTCACTGATGTAGAGAAACCAATGGAGGAAAAGTATTCCAAAGCTGTAGAAGCAGGGCCATTATAGATGAGGCTGCCTTCAGAGAGCAAAACTACTTTATCAAACATGTGGTAAAGTCTGCTGGATGGCTGATGAATGGTGGTGATGATGGTTCGGCCGCTATTTGCCAGCCGTTTGATAGTTGTCAGGATTCTTTGAGCCGTGGTTGAGTCCAATCCTGAGGTTGGCTCATCAAGCAGTAGCAAGCATGGATTGATTAGCATTTCTTGGGCTATACTTACTCTCTTCTTTTCCCCTCCTGATATTCCTCTCACCAGTGGCCCTCCTATCATGCTATTCCGGCACCGTGTTAATCCCAGCTCAGCGATAACTTGCTCCACATGCTGGTATTTTTCAGTATATGTCAAGCTATTGGGTAGCCTTAGCAGAGCAGTGAATAGAAGAGTTTCAGTGACAGTGAGATGTGGGTACAAAATGTCATTCTGTGCAACAAATCCTGTTCTTCTCTTTATGGAACCAGAAAAAGGCTGGTCATTGTATGTGATTTTCCCGGTTAACTTGCCGTGAAGACGTCCTCCGAGAGCACTGAGCAGAGTAGTTTTGCCACTG
It contains:
- the LOC102608539 gene encoding ABC transporter G family member 14; the encoded protein is MSIEPQNKPALAVAVQPKSQLAGLHQLILSPITLKFEDVVYKVKLEQPIGFCTGTGTWGDKEKTILKGITGMVCPGELLAMLGPSGSGKTTLLSALGGRLHGKLTGKITYNDQPFSGSIKRRTGFVAQNDILYPHLTVTETLLFTALLRLPNSLTYTEKYQHVEQVIAELGLTRCRNSMIGGPLVRGISGGEKKRVSIAQEMLINPCLLLLDEPTSGLDSTTAQRILTTIKRLANSGRTIITTIHQPSSRLYHMFDKVVLLSEGSLIYNGPASTALEYFSSIGFSTSVTVNPADLLLDLANGVSPEYRQSTEQGENTDQDQKLVREALKSAYEKNIATKLKDELSNLGAIDCNSTKNASAKNGRKAEQWSTSWWHQFKVLLQRGVRERRFEAFNKLRIFQVISVAVLGGLLWWHTPTSHIEDRVALLFFFSVFWGFYPLYNAVFTFPQERTMLIKERSSGMYRLSSYFLARTFGDLPLELALPTAFVFIIYWMGGLKADSVTFILSLLAVLYSVLVAQGLGLAIGAILMDVKQATTLASVTTLVFLMAGGYYVQQIPPFIIWLKYLSYSYYCYKMLLGIQYDDDDYYECSKGELCRVADYPAVRSMGLNNLWADVCIMALMLVGYRLIAYMALRRVH